A genome region from Vanessa cardui chromosome 24, ilVanCard2.1, whole genome shotgun sequence includes the following:
- the LOC124540253 gene encoding uncharacterized protein LOC124540253, whose product MDDNMLKKLRVSRGYSKVRQTLSALRNLKAEVDNWDPILLGILVRKLDLYSSRSYQLERDQEHDPTVEDFLAYLDKRALALENTTEAAEGGKRQGAAIPAKNKVALATAAKTAMECLYCVTDHDKGSESLRIYS is encoded by the exons ATGGATGATAATATGTTAAAGAAATTGCGAGTGAGTAGGGGATACTCCAAAG TGAGGCAGACGCTAAGTGCTCTGCGCAACCTGAAGGCAGAGGTGGACAACTGGGACCCTATTCTTCTGGGCATCTTGGTGCGTAAGCTGGACCTCTACAGCTCCCGCTCTTATCAGCTGGAGCGTGATCAAGAGCATGACCCTACGGTTGAGGATTTTTTGGCTTACTTGGATAAGCGTGCTCTCGCTCTAGAGAACACAACAGAAGCAGCAGAAGGTGGGAAGCGGCAGGGTGCAGCAATACCAGCCAAAAATAAGGTAGCCCTAGCAACGGCAGCCAAGACAGCGATGGAGTGCCTATATT GTGTCACTGATCACGACAAAGGCAGTGAAAGTCTTAGGATATACTCCTAA